ttttttttccccctccagtTTCTATCTGAACACAAGCTACTGGGAAACCTAAAGAATGTTGCAAAAACCGCGAAAAAAGAACAGCTAATCGTAGCCTACAACCAGCTTTTTGAGACCAAGGTAGGTGTTCTAAAGACGCACGTTGTCTGAGTCACCCACACTGCATTCCATTTCATGGTGGTCCTTGTCCGCCTGAAGTAACCCTTGCATTTGTTTGAGAAGAGATTTAAAGGCGATGAATCGGTTGAGGAGGTGACCCAAAACGTGAAAGATGTGAAGATCGACGACAAGCCCAAAGAGGAGAAAGTGGAGGCCGTTTATGAGGTATTATCTCTATTCTAGTTTGCTCATATCCTTTGATTATATGCAAATACTGTTATTTCAATTCAGGGAATATATAAGCCTAATTGAGACTGACACTTGATGGAGATACACAAGAATACAATATGTACTTTTTTAAATTTGAAATCTGTTCATCAGCAGACTAATATGAAATATGCTCATCAGTATACCATAACCTGGACACATGGCCACAAAGGCTTTCTGTAAGCCAGTCTTGGGGAACAACCTGGGCAGTTTCACAAGAGACTTCTGAGCTTTCTCGGTGAGCACCTCCCCGTAACTAATCAGACAGAAAAAGATGTTGAAGAGCGTTGATTTGGACCGCCATGATGTCCATGAAAAAGTAGTGCTTCGGAATGTGCCGCGGTAAAACGGGAAGGAACAACCGCAAGAGGCTAACATTTCAGCCACACATTTCTCTTAACACCCACTAGCAAGTCTTGCACATTGTGGCTTCAAGCGTCTAATGTCCGTCCTTGTGGCTTCAAATGTCTAATGTCTGTCCTCCGTCCTTGTTTTGACAGGGTCCCCCAAAGTACACCAAGTCTGTCCTGAAGAAGGGAGACAAGGTCCACTTCCCCAAGAAAGGCGACACCATAGGCTGCTGGTACACGGGGACTCTAGAGGACGGGACCGTGTTTGACACCAACATCCCCGCAGGTATGACTCAAATATGAGCTACCTACGCTGCTCTGTAGATGTGCTACCTACGCTGCTCTGTAGATGGCAGGTTGGCCTGTAGATGCGCCAAGGGCAGCTGCTAGTGGAgaaatgtttcatgtgttttattttggtcTTCCATGCTCATAAAGAAACTAACCCACCATGTGACTTAAAAATGGAAGTAGACTTACTGATACAACCAGACTTACTGATACAACCAGACTTACCTGTTACTTGCCTGTTGCAATAGGCCAATACATAATGGTGAAGATATCCGAGTATGTGTAGGAAATGATGGACGCCAGTAATGGAGTACGTTTTAACTGAAATGTTTGACACCCCTGTAGTTGCCAGAAAGAAGAGGCAGACAAAGCCACTGCTCTTTAAAGTGGGACTGGGCAGAGTCATCCGAGGGGTAAGATCTTTGATTCTCCCCCAGCAcaactctcccactctcaccaACTCTCTCAGTTTGCCAGTAAATGTAAATCAGTAAATAATCAGTAGATTATCTGTTTACTTTAAAATTATACTGGCcatgtttgatgtttgatgtAAGATGTCAGAATTGTATAGTATTCAAGCATAGTGGAGtttactactacacacacacacacactcacacacacacacacccatgctcctccagctgtctgagTTACTGAGAATAACAGTAATCGACCTGTGATTGGTTCAGAAACTAAGGGTCCCCTAAGCCATTCATAACTCATGTGTGTTGTTGAGAAGCATCCTTCATGGAGAGAACACCTCTGATTCTGTCTTCACTCACACAGTGGGATGAAGCCCTGCTGACGATGAGCAAAGGCGAGACGGCCCAGGTGGAGATCGAGTCCGAGTGGGCGTACGGGAGGAAGGGCTTGCCAGACAATAAGTATCCTTTACTGTTAGGGTGGAACGGGAAGTACaacaccgcacgcacacacacgcgcacaaacacgcacgcacacactcacacgcactcacacgcactcacacacaccagtcccatGATTCCTAGTTCTCTTCCAGGTGgtaaactgcccttcttgtgtTTCAGTCCTTTCtcttgatgttttgttttgtcttcacTTATAGACCCTCAGTGGTCAGCCAGTcagatatatatgtatatacctTAACCCACATGAACCCAGAATTCCACCACATGCCAAACTCAATTTTGAAATTGAGTTGGTGTCCATCGATTAACCATGGAAACTATGAattctcccagcatgcactatTCTGACTGACGAAACAAAGGATTGATGTCCATTCCAGATGATCACCAGTGAGTCGCTGAGCATACGCCTGCTTTCAGTGTGTTATATAACTGAGTATTGTTGCTTTTTGGGAACTGAAGTTATCTCCAGCTATCAGTCCGTGGTTACATGTCAAATGTGTTGCATGTCTACCACATTGTAcagctgaataaaaaaaaaaaagtttgcttATTTTGTGGTGTTGTCATTTTAAGTGCTTGATGCTCAAATATTCAGGGTTTTATAAGACGATATATGCAGAAGTCAGCTACCTGGGCATTGACATTTCTATATCATATTAAACATAGTCTATGTAAAATTGAACACATGGGCTGTTCAGTTTATATTACATTAGTGTTCTATTTAAATCAAAATATACATATGACGTTTCTGGGGTT
Above is a genomic segment from Clupea harengus chromosome 15, Ch_v2.0.2, whole genome shotgun sequence containing:
- the fkbp3 gene encoding peptidyl-prolyl cis-trans isomerase FKBP3, yielding MAAEPTREWSDEQLNNDDLAKKDIITFIQDNAAHSFLSEHKLLGNLKNVAKTAKKEQLIVAYNQLFETKRFKGDESVEEVTQNVKDVKIDDKPKEEKVEAVYEGPPKYTKSVLKKGDKVHFPKKGDTIGCWYTGTLEDGTVFDTNIPAVARKKRQTKPLLFKVGLGRVIRGWDEALLTMSKGETAQVEIESEWAYGRKGLPDNKIPPHAKLNFEIELVSID